Proteins found in one Vallitalea guaymasensis genomic segment:
- a CDS encoding cache domain-containing sensor histidine kinase: protein MVITKKYLEKIRYISIRTKILLSFSLVIISLISSTLIFALSKYNHKLLNNNIDYSKKVTSSLVVNLDEYIYQLKYISNIIAYNQYVQKYLNKHDSYYSIDSSDSFQRTLEFLSNIITSRSDIDSILIFDNDKLSVFKSTHLDLNTNYDYKNQLWYKNILESGVTPKISGPHKQEYLHTPEINVFSVNRTIQRYDGLKKTGVIHISVNLSELKKFCESEILYKNGFIFIVNDNGEIIYQPDNNITNSKKLTSLEKDVTNILPKLTNNKINIFTDTIYDEKYQIVSKYMSNANWYIVAATPYKSITEDAEHIKNIILSMGLLSLILALVITYILSTAITKPILNLRKCMAEATEGNLTIRSNIKSKDEIGILSSSFNGMLSQIEKLMQQVISDQEQKRKLELKTLQAQINPHFLYNTLDSIIWMAESKNDNIVPMTESLSKLFRISLSKGNDIIPLSSEIEHVRNYLFIQSMRYTDKFDYSVSVKPEVLRYKTIKLILQPIVENSIYHGIKNKRGKGNISINCCINDKKLLITITDDGIGMDSETCTRILSPSYKTDGRLSSGIGVHNVNERIKLYFGNQYGLRYESTISVGTTVYIDLPLIED, encoded by the coding sequence ATGGTAATAACTAAAAAATATCTTGAGAAAATTAGATATATCAGTATACGTACAAAAATACTATTATCATTTTCTTTGGTTATTATTTCATTAATAAGTTCAACACTTATCTTTGCACTTAGCAAATATAATCATAAGCTACTTAATAATAATATTGATTATTCCAAGAAAGTTACTTCATCACTTGTTGTCAATCTGGATGAGTACATCTATCAGCTCAAGTATATTTCTAATATAATTGCTTATAATCAATATGTCCAAAAATACCTTAACAAACATGATTCTTATTATAGTATTGATTCATCTGATAGTTTTCAGCGTACACTGGAATTCCTATCGAATATTATAACTTCTAGAAGTGATATTGACTCCATACTGATTTTTGATAATGATAAACTATCAGTTTTCAAAAGCACCCATCTTGACCTTAACACCAATTATGATTATAAAAATCAGTTATGGTACAAAAACATATTAGAATCAGGCGTAACCCCTAAGATATCAGGTCCTCACAAACAAGAGTACTTACATACTCCAGAAATCAATGTATTCTCGGTTAATAGAACCATCCAAAGATATGACGGACTAAAAAAGACAGGAGTTATACATATAAGTGTCAATCTATCAGAATTAAAGAAGTTCTGTGAATCAGAAATATTATATAAGAACGGATTCATATTCATCGTCAACGATAATGGAGAAATAATCTATCAACCTGATAATAACATTACTAACAGCAAAAAATTAACTTCATTGGAGAAGGATGTAACCAACATATTACCTAAACTAACTAATAATAAGATTAATATCTTCACTGATACAATATATGATGAAAAATATCAAATCGTATCAAAATATATGAGTAATGCTAATTGGTATATAGTAGCTGCAACTCCATACAAATCTATTACCGAGGATGCTGAGCATATTAAGAACATTATTCTTTCAATGGGACTATTATCTCTGATATTAGCACTTGTAATAACCTATATCCTATCAACTGCAATAACAAAACCAATACTCAACTTGCGAAAATGTATGGCTGAGGCTACAGAAGGAAATCTTACTATCAGGTCAAATATAAAATCAAAAGATGAAATAGGTATATTGTCCTCTAGTTTCAATGGTATGTTATCTCAGATTGAAAAGTTGATGCAGCAAGTAATATCAGACCAAGAACAAAAACGCAAGCTTGAATTGAAAACCCTTCAAGCTCAGATAAATCCTCATTTTCTTTATAATACACTTGATTCAATAATATGGATGGCAGAAAGCAAAAACGATAATATTGTTCCTATGACTGAATCCTTATCTAAACTTTTTAGAATAAGCCTTAGTAAAGGCAATGATATCATACCTCTATCTTCTGAAATTGAACATGTAAGGAATTACCTATTTATTCAAAGCATGAGGTATACTGACAAATTTGACTATTCAGTATCAGTAAAACCAGAAGTATTACGTTATAAAACCATAAAACTTATCCTTCAACCCATAGTTGAGAATTCTATCTATCATGGAATAAAAAATAAAAGAGGTAAAGGTAACATCAGTATCAATTGCTGTATCAATGATAAAAAATTGTTAATTACAATAACTGATGACGGTATAGGAATGGACTCTGAGACCTGTACCAGAATATTATCTCCTTCTTATAAAACCGATGGACGCCTTAGTTCTGGTATTGGCGTACATAATGTCAATGAAAGAATAAAACTATACTTTGGAAATCAATATGGTCTTAGATATGAAAGTACTATTTCTGTTGGTACAACAGTTTACATTGATTTACCTCTAATAGAAGATTAA
- a CDS encoding AraC family transcriptional regulator, whose protein sequence is MDNLKIKIISGGFNNCSPKWNSKVTKDNCYKIYFPVHGKVNLMLDDDIYNIIEGNVYFINGYKLQEQICPEYMDVYWIHFLPSSLFLNKILDYLPPVYCWEKSSKIVDTINYKSIPELFDNPRSARNNVLDTAPLSLPIYINSFILLLISDMMENQKELVDNISYVEYEKLKPSIDFINNNYDRTLTLEEIAGKVYLNPIYFLRLFKKNFNITPQQYIMKKRLDEACSLLRETELTINDIANKLGFCNQFYFSKIFKRNFNKTPSQYRKLIILP, encoded by the coding sequence GTGGATAATCTTAAAATTAAAATTATAAGTGGAGGATTTAATAATTGTTCCCCCAAATGGAATTCCAAGGTTACCAAAGATAATTGTTACAAGATATATTTTCCTGTTCATGGAAAAGTCAATCTCATGTTAGATGATGATATCTATAATATTATTGAAGGTAATGTATACTTTATTAATGGATATAAACTTCAAGAACAGATTTGTCCTGAATATATGGACGTATATTGGATACATTTTCTGCCTAGCTCACTATTTTTGAATAAGATATTGGATTACCTTCCTCCTGTTTATTGTTGGGAGAAAAGCAGCAAAATAGTAGATACTATTAACTACAAAAGTATTCCTGAGTTATTTGATAATCCCAGAAGCGCTAGAAACAACGTGTTGGATACAGCACCTCTAAGTTTGCCTATATATATTAATTCTTTTATTCTCCTTTTGATATCAGATATGATGGAAAACCAGAAGGAACTGGTTGATAACATATCCTACGTTGAATATGAAAAACTGAAACCTTCCATAGATTTTATTAACAATAATTATGATAGGACATTAACTCTAGAAGAGATTGCAGGAAAAGTTTATCTCAACCCTATATATTTTCTAAGATTGTTCAAGAAAAATTTTAATATAACTCCTCAGCAATATATTATGAAAAAAAGATTAGATGAAGCATGTAGTCTCCTTAGGGAAACAGAATTAACCATCAATGATATTGCCAACAAACTAGGTTTCTGTAACCAATTTTACTTTTCTAAAATATTCAAAAGGAATTTTAACAAGACACCTTCACAATATAGGAAATTGATAATATTACCTTAA
- a CDS encoding DUF3798 domain-containing protein: MKQLKRLFSIFLVLALTVSMFVGCGKKSTGDWKIGIITGTVAQNEEEYRAAQRTKEVFMERYGEDKVILQTYPEKFMDEQETVIANIAGIAADPKVKALVICQAVPGTSAAIDKVLETRDDLLIIAATSGEDPNMIADRADLCFQMDEVGMGTAIVEQIKKQGAETLVHYSFPRHMSYALLAARRDLLKENCKKEGIKFVDATAPDPTGDAGISGAQQFILEDVPKKIKQYGEDTAFFSTNCSMQPPLIKSILQQHGIYPQPCCPSPYHGFPSALQIEIPEDKKGDANYVVEQIRRINAENNMTGRMSTWPVPVNMMFIEAGAEYASQWIEGKWGDKIDNEKLKECFVDYTSNYGDDIDINVTLLEENGKKFDNYFLVLIDYIDL, translated from the coding sequence ATGAAGCAGTTAAAAAGATTGTTTTCAATTTTTTTAGTATTAGCCCTTACTGTATCAATGTTTGTAGGGTGCGGTAAAAAATCAACTGGTGACTGGAAGATAGGTATCATTACTGGTACAGTTGCTCAAAATGAAGAAGAATATAGGGCTGCACAGAGGACAAAAGAAGTATTCATGGAGAGATATGGCGAAGATAAAGTCATCCTTCAGACTTATCCAGAAAAATTCATGGATGAACAAGAAACTGTTATAGCCAATATAGCTGGTATTGCAGCTGATCCAAAAGTAAAGGCTCTTGTTATATGTCAAGCGGTTCCTGGTACATCAGCAGCAATAGACAAGGTTCTCGAAACAAGAGATGATCTGTTGATAATTGCTGCTACATCAGGAGAAGATCCTAACATGATAGCTGACAGAGCGGATCTATGTTTCCAAATGGATGAAGTTGGAATGGGTACAGCTATAGTTGAGCAGATAAAAAAACAGGGAGCCGAGACATTGGTTCATTATTCATTCCCAAGACATATGTCATATGCTCTACTTGCAGCAAGGAGAGACCTACTAAAGGAAAACTGTAAAAAAGAAGGTATAAAATTTGTTGACGCCACTGCTCCAGACCCAACTGGTGATGCAGGTATATCTGGTGCACAGCAATTCATCCTAGAAGATGTACCTAAAAAGATTAAGCAGTATGGAGAAGATACAGCTTTCTTCTCAACCAACTGTTCCATGCAGCCACCATTGATAAAATCTATATTACAACAACATGGAATATATCCTCAACCTTGTTGTCCTTCTCCATATCATGGATTTCCTTCTGCTCTACAAATTGAAATCCCAGAGGACAAAAAAGGCGATGCTAACTATGTTGTTGAACAAATAAGAAGAATCAATGCTGAAAACAATATGACAGGCAGAATGTCTACTTGGCCTGTTCCTGTTAATATGATGTTTATTGAAGCTGGTGCAGAGTATGCGTCACAATGGATTGAAGGAAAATGGGGGGATAAGATAGATAACGAAAAATTAAAAGAATGTTTTGTTGATTATACAAGTAATTATGGTGATGACATTGATATCAATGTTACTCTACTAGAAGAAAACGGTAAGAAATTCGATAATTATTTCTTAGTTCTTATAGACTATATAGACTTATAA
- a CDS encoding ABC transporter permease subunit, whose translation MLARFFNKASIKQLVLSNIVSIIFIALSLIGMMLSELNSVYIFNELINRISRNSFLVLSLLIPILAGLGLNFGLVIGAMAGQLSIIAVTYWQVEGIIGFLLCIVLALPISILLGYLTGRLFNATKGQEMIAGLIVSFFANGLYQFLLLVMVGTAIPMSNNVMIKPDGIGLRNTIALNGVNGNGGIKYALDGIFRLNLFYFIIILAVLLIIYSLYNLERIKKDRIVKKSKETYTVYVVASIVLIVISVLILLGDNMYKNLKIPLITWIVIAVLCLFNKLIMRTKIGQNFRTVGHSQHIAKVAGINVNRTRIQAVIISTVLASWGQIIFLQNIGTMNTYGSHMQVAMFSIAAILIGGASVTNAKISHAITGVVLFHMIFIVSPTAGKALFGDAQIGEFFRAFVVYGVIGVSLGLHAWKKYKLGKM comes from the coding sequence ATGTTGGCTAGATTCTTTAATAAGGCGTCAATCAAGCAGTTGGTTCTAAGTAATATTGTATCTATTATTTTTATTGCGCTTTCACTTATTGGCATGATGTTATCAGAACTTAATTCAGTATATATCTTCAATGAATTGATAAATAGGATATCAAGAAACTCATTTCTGGTATTATCCTTGTTAATACCAATCTTAGCAGGTCTTGGACTTAACTTTGGATTAGTAATAGGAGCCATGGCAGGACAATTATCAATTATAGCAGTCACTTATTGGCAGGTAGAAGGGATTATAGGTTTTTTACTATGTATAGTTTTGGCATTACCAATCTCCATATTGTTGGGATATTTGACTGGAAGATTATTCAATGCTACAAAAGGACAAGAAATGATTGCAGGACTTATAGTCAGTTTCTTTGCTAATGGCTTATATCAATTCTTACTCCTTGTCATGGTGGGTACTGCTATTCCTATGAGTAATAATGTTATGATAAAACCTGATGGAATAGGGTTAAGGAATACCATAGCTCTCAATGGTGTTAATGGAAATGGAGGTATAAAATATGCTTTAGATGGAATCTTTCGGCTAAATTTATTCTATTTCATCATTATTCTAGCAGTATTATTAATTATTTATTCATTATATAATCTAGAGAGAATTAAAAAAGATAGAATAGTCAAGAAGTCAAAAGAAACTTATACAGTATATGTAGTGGCAAGTATAGTATTGATTGTTATCAGTGTACTAATATTATTAGGTGATAATATGTACAAGAATCTCAAGATTCCACTTATTACATGGATTGTTATAGCTGTTTTATGCTTGTTCAACAAGCTCATAATGAGAACTAAGATTGGTCAGAACTTCAGAACAGTAGGTCACAGTCAGCATATTGCCAAGGTAGCCGGTATAAATGTTAATAGAACCAGAATACAAGCTGTAATAATCTCAACAGTCCTTGCTTCATGGGGACAAATAATATTTTTACAGAATATAGGTACAATGAATACATACGGCAGTCATATGCAGGTGGCTATGTTCTCAATAGCAGCGATATTGATAGGTGGTGCTTCAGTAACCAATGCTAAGATTAGTCATGCAATCACTGGAGTTGTGTTGTTCCACATGATATTCATTGTTTCTCCAACAGCAGGTAAAGCACTATTTGGAGATGCTCAGATTGGCGAGTTCTTCAGAGCATTTGTAGTATATGGGGTAATAGGTGTATCACTTGGATTACATGCTTGGAAGAAGTATAAACTAGGTAAGATGTAA
- a CDS encoding sugar ABC transporter ATP-binding protein — translation MECDYLLEMKNISKNYSGNQVLKDVELKVKPGEIHCLVGENGAGKSTLMNILFGMGVIHNTGGFEGEVYFEGEKVDVKSPKEAMQLGIGMVHQEFMLIPEFTITENIKLNREILKDNLVSRALGEKLKTVDFKRMNKDARKALDTLEINIDEWIKVAGLPVGHMQFIEIAREIDKQNVKLLVFDEPTAVLAESEAKNLLTAMKKIANSGIAILFITHRLDEVISIADNVTILRDGVRVCNKRAEETDVGELAELMVGRKIDIQNKQASKNISQEIILDIKNLYVDMPGERVKGIDLQIRKGEIFGIGGLAGQGKIGLANGIMGLYPSKGEVLYNGEELNLNDTKNTLKKGFAFVSENRKNVGLILDESIELNMIFTALNIKEQFLINLGLFKLKNFTKIKKYSMKRIKELDIRCTSSRQHVGRLSGGNQQKVCIARALTQEPDVLFVSEPTRGIDIGAKKLVLDLLLKLNEELGMTIIMTSSELAEVRSIADRIAIISEGKLAGILKPSDTNKKFGLLMSGIPLNKIMEEEA, via the coding sequence ATGGAATGTGATTATTTACTTGAAATGAAAAATATTAGTAAGAATTATTCAGGTAATCAGGTTCTAAAAGATGTAGAACTAAAAGTAAAACCTGGAGAAATACATTGCTTAGTTGGAGAAAACGGTGCAGGTAAATCTACTTTGATGAATATACTTTTTGGAATGGGCGTAATTCATAATACAGGTGGATTTGAAGGAGAAGTATACTTTGAAGGAGAAAAAGTTGATGTGAAATCTCCAAAAGAAGCAATGCAGTTAGGTATTGGTATGGTACACCAAGAATTCATGTTGATTCCAGAATTCACTATAACAGAAAATATAAAATTAAATAGAGAAATCTTGAAAGATAACTTAGTAAGCCGTGCTCTAGGGGAAAAGCTAAAAACAGTAGATTTCAAAAGAATGAATAAAGATGCTAGAAAAGCTCTTGATACACTGGAAATAAATATTGATGAATGGATAAAAGTAGCTGGTTTACCTGTTGGACATATGCAATTCATTGAAATTGCAAGAGAGATTGATAAACAAAATGTAAAACTTCTTGTCTTTGATGAACCAACAGCTGTTTTAGCAGAAAGTGAAGCAAAAAATCTCTTAACAGCCATGAAGAAGATAGCCAATTCTGGAATTGCTATTCTTTTTATTACACATAGGCTTGATGAGGTCATATCCATAGCAGATAATGTTACTATTCTACGAGACGGAGTAAGAGTGTGTAATAAAAGAGCAGAAGAAACAGATGTTGGGGAATTGGCTGAACTTATGGTTGGAAGAAAAATAGATATACAAAATAAACAGGCTAGCAAAAATATCTCACAGGAAATTATACTGGATATTAAGAATTTATATGTAGATATGCCAGGAGAAAGAGTTAAAGGTATTGATTTACAGATACGTAAAGGTGAAATATTTGGAATAGGTGGACTTGCAGGTCAAGGAAAGATAGGGTTAGCCAACGGTATAATGGGTCTATATCCATCAAAAGGTGAAGTGCTCTATAACGGAGAAGAATTGAACCTTAATGATACAAAAAATACATTAAAAAAAGGATTTGCTTTTGTATCTGAAAACAGAAAGAATGTTGGTTTGATTCTTGATGAATCCATTGAACTTAATATGATCTTTACTGCACTCAATATAAAAGAGCAGTTTTTGATTAATCTTGGATTATTTAAGCTAAAGAACTTCACTAAGATTAAAAAGTATTCAATGAAAAGGATAAAAGAACTGGATATTAGATGTACAAGTAGTAGACAACATGTGGGAAGATTAAGCGGTGGGAATCAGCAGAAAGTATGTATTGCCAGAGCACTTACTCAAGAGCCGGATGTATTGTTTGTTTCAGAACCCACAAGAGGTATAGATATAGGTGCTAAGAAATTAGTTTTAGACCTTTTATTAAAACTTAATGAAGAATTGGGTATGACCATCATCATGACTTCCTCTGAGTTAGCAGAAGTAAGAAGTATAGCAGATAGAATAGCCATTATAAGCGAGGGGAAATTAGCTGGAATATTGAAACCTTCCGATACTAATAAAAAATTTGGATTACTTATGTCAGGTATTCCATTAAACAAAATAATGGAAGAGGAGGCGTAA
- a CDS encoding ABC transporter permease subunit, with protein sequence MKTVINKIGIPRLIISILFIIVLVAAKFQGLPMSMLLTDIIKRFGMYGILVLAMVPSIQSGVGPNFALPIGILCGLMGAVLSVEFGFVGVVALIAAILFAIPIALLIGYLYGKLLNVVKGSEMTIATYTGFSMVQLMCIAWIALPFSNKKMVWPIGKGLRNTFTLDTTFGHILNNFWDFHIGGVHIPTGLILFFLLMCFLVFLFTKSKTGIVILAAGMNPNFAEASGVNINRGRIIANMLSTVLGAIGIIIYSSSYGFVQLYGAPLMMAFPAVAAILIGGATAKRAKISHVIIGVLLFQGLLASSMPVANEMFPEGNVSEMIRMVVQNGIILYALTKVKGGKYVG encoded by the coding sequence ATGAAGACGGTGATTAATAAAATTGGTATCCCCAGATTAATTATCTCTATTCTATTTATCATTGTATTAGTAGCTGCTAAGTTTCAAGGACTGCCTATGAGTATGCTGTTAACTGATATAATAAAAAGATTTGGTATGTATGGAATATTGGTATTAGCCATGGTTCCTTCAATTCAATCTGGTGTAGGACCTAATTTCGCCCTGCCTATTGGAATTTTATGTGGATTGATGGGAGCAGTTTTAAGCGTTGAATTCGGTTTTGTGGGGGTCGTTGCTTTGATTGCTGCAATATTATTCGCTATACCAATAGCACTACTGATTGGATATTTATATGGAAAGCTTCTTAATGTGGTAAAAGGTTCTGAAATGACTATAGCTACATATACAGGGTTTTCCATGGTTCAATTAATGTGTATAGCATGGATAGCCTTACCCTTCAGTAACAAGAAAATGGTTTGGCCTATAGGTAAAGGACTTAGAAACACATTTACATTAGATACCACTTTTGGTCATATATTGAATAATTTTTGGGATTTTCATATTGGTGGTGTACATATTCCTACAGGATTAATATTATTCTTCCTATTAATGTGCTTCTTGGTATTTCTGTTTACTAAGAGTAAAACAGGTATTGTTATTCTTGCAGCAGGTATGAATCCTAATTTTGCCGAGGCATCTGGCGTCAATATAAATAGAGGAAGGATCATAGCAAATATGCTGTCAACTGTTCTTGGAGCAATTGGTATAATCATATATTCCTCAAGCTACGGATTTGTACAACTATATGGCGCACCTCTTATGATGGCTTTTCCAGCTGTAGCAGCAATACTAATAGGTGGCGCAACTGCTAAAAGAGCAAAAATATCACATGTCATTATAGGGGTTCTACTATTCCAAGGGCTATTAGCTAGTTCTATGCCTGTAGCTAACGAAATGTTTCCTGAAGGAAATGTCTCTGAGATGATAAGAATGGTAGTTCAGAATGGGATAATTCTATATGCTTTAACTAAGGTGAAAGGGGGTAAATATGTTGGCTAG
- a CDS encoding FxsA family protein: MKFTFGKLLLIFTIVPFVELYILLKLANITSAGITLLIIVITGIIGAYFAKHQGRAVIQNIQYESNSGRMPGNELLHGLCVLIGGILLVTPGIITDLLGFSLLLPLTRTFYVNFIKTYFRKKFDAGSINIYTSNKF; this comes from the coding sequence ATGAAATTTACATTTGGAAAATTACTTTTAATCTTTACAATAGTACCATTTGTTGAGTTATATATATTATTGAAGCTGGCTAACATAACATCTGCTGGCATTACATTACTTATAATAGTCATTACAGGTATAATAGGTGCTTATTTTGCTAAACACCAAGGAAGGGCTGTAATTCAGAATATACAATATGAAAGTAATAGTGGCCGTATGCCTGGTAATGAACTACTACACGGATTATGTGTTTTGATAGGCGGTATTTTATTAGTGACTCCAGGGATCATAACAGATTTGCTTGGATTCAGTTTACTGTTACCATTAACAAGAACCTTTTATGTTAATTTCATTAAAACATATTTCCGAAAAAAATTTGATGCAGGGAGTATTAACATATATACATCGAACAAATTCTAA
- a CDS encoding response regulator transcription factor, with amino-acid sequence MYKLLIVDDEKLVRSSISTIIDWHSLGFTEVYEAEDGEQALEIALDKKPNLILTDIKMPFMDGLELTKQVRKYLPTSYIVILSGYDEFELAQDAIALGVKDYILKPIGAKTLYNKIAHLCKEINLENDHRNYLTKMKTQLHQSLPLLRERLLNMLICTPGNNDRIIDRLYSLGIEFNLAPYTICVVEPDLNSILPKDSEIYYFAVKNIIYDTIGKSYYVFSDNNNRIIIVFNSSEYLTSMENRSIISVTLQVIQNNVNYHLNIPLTSSIGITVDSIYRLYSSYTEALSALECKYTLGKNNTYDINDLDYIQPEFYYPFDTSGYLLEAIKAGEVNSIKQTLSNISTLLKNQETLTWVNIKLIFIEIITSILKVVVKTSDVSSSTWEEGISLYDTIEKMDTIDAIVANVQSFCIQASEKLALTRNNSNYNIIAKVKDYIDNNYEQEELSLNSAADYASVSSVYLSSLFKKETGINFKTYLINKRMDKAIHLIKSTNFKTYEIAHLVGFSNPHYFSVSFRKYTGKSPTDYRKSLEE; translated from the coding sequence CAAAAAACCTAATCTTATACTTACAGATATCAAAATGCCTTTTATGGATGGTCTTGAATTAACCAAGCAGGTCAGAAAATATCTTCCTACATCCTATATAGTTATTCTAAGCGGCTATGATGAATTTGAATTAGCTCAAGATGCTATTGCTCTTGGAGTAAAAGACTATATCTTGAAACCAATAGGTGCAAAAACTCTATATAATAAAATTGCTCACCTATGCAAAGAAATAAATCTAGAAAATGACCACCGTAATTACCTGACGAAGATGAAAACTCAATTGCATCAAAGTCTTCCTTTATTGCGTGAAAGATTATTGAATATGCTTATATGTACTCCTGGCAATAATGATAGGATAATCGACCGCCTATATTCTCTTGGAATAGAATTCAACCTTGCACCATATACAATATGTGTAGTAGAACCAGATCTGAATAGTATCCTTCCCAAAGATTCTGAGATATACTATTTTGCAGTAAAAAATATAATCTACGATACAATAGGAAAAAGCTATTATGTGTTTTCTGATAATAATAATAGAATAATAATTGTTTTCAACAGCAGTGAATATCTAACCTCTATGGAAAATCGTAGCATCATATCGGTTACACTTCAAGTGATACAAAACAACGTTAATTATCATCTTAACATACCTTTAACCTCTTCAATAGGAATAACTGTAGATAGTATATATAGACTCTATTCATCTTATACAGAAGCTTTATCTGCACTTGAATGTAAGTATACATTAGGAAAGAATAATACCTATGATATAAACGACCTTGATTATATTCAACCAGAATTCTATTATCCTTTTGATACCAGCGGATATTTATTGGAAGCAATAAAAGCTGGTGAAGTAAATAGCATCAAACAGACATTATCCAACATATCTACTTTATTAAAAAATCAAGAAACCCTGACATGGGTTAATATCAAGCTCATATTTATAGAAATAATTACAAGCATTTTGAAAGTAGTAGTTAAAACCAGTGATGTTTCTTCCTCTACATGGGAAGAAGGTATATCTCTATATGATACTATTGAAAAAATGGATACAATAGATGCCATTGTTGCAAACGTTCAATCTTTTTGTATACAAGCATCTGAAAAATTGGCATTGACCAGAAACAATAGTAATTATAATATCATAGCAAAAGTAAAAGACTATATCGACAACAATTATGAACAAGAAGAACTTTCCCTTAACTCAGCTGCTGATTATGCCTCTGTAAGTTCCGTTTACTTAAGTTCTCTGTTCAAGAAAGAAACTGGAATCAATTTTAAGACTTACCTGATTAATAAGAGAATGGATAAAGCTATACATTTAATAAAATCAACTAATTTCAAGACTTATGAGATAGCTCATCTAGTTGGATTTTCCAACCCTCATTATTTTAGTGTTTCCTTTAGAAAATACACTGGCAAATCACCTACCGACTATAGAAAATCCTTGGAGGAATAG